A part of Cetobacterium somerae ATCC BAA-474 genomic DNA contains:
- a CDS encoding urease subunit beta translates to MIPGEYILGKDKIVCNKDHEAIEIEVVNNGDRAVQVGSHFHFYEANCGLEFDREKTRGKRLDIPSGTAVRFEPGDKKVVKLIDFSGRRRVFGFNNKVEGYLD, encoded by the coding sequence GTAAAGATAAAATAGTTTGTAATAAAGATCATGAAGCGATAGAAATTGAAGTAGTTAATAATGGAGATAGAGCTGTACAAGTTGGATCTCATTTCCATTTTTATGAGGCTAATTGTGGTTTAGAATTTGATAGAGAAAAAACTAGAGGAAAAAGATTAGATATTCCGTCTGGAACTGCAGTTAGATTTGAACCAGGAGATAAAAAAGTTGTAAAGCTAATTGATTTTAGTGGTAGAAGAAGAGTTTTTGGATTTAATAATAAAGTTGAAGGATATTTAGACTAG